CCTTATGATAGTCTACTAAAGTCCATGGCCTCCATCGAGATGGCGCTTACCGTGTAATCTAGTTCAAAGATCCTCATATCTGAAGGCATTGCCAAGAGAGTGGTAGCCTGGGAGTGATGATCAACTCAATAATAATCGCTCATGAAAGAAGCTGCTTGCCACTTAATTTGGtccctttcttttttgattCTAGTGATAAGTGGAGGGAGACAACTATATATAAAGACTATATAAACATAATCTAATCAAGTCACGTGAGATATTTTAATGATCGGATTAGGAATGACACATGTAACACATGAAATACGACTAATGGGTTGACGCACATTTGCAAAAGAGGTAAAAACTCGATTATGATATCATGATAAAAAGTCCAACAAGAACTTTAAGTTAATAAGTAAAAGGAGATCACACAtgtattaaattttatttaattttcaagtgAGATGATTAAATTATGTAAACTAATACGAATATCTCTTacgggaaaaaatgaaatttgggaACTCCGTGCGTGCTGCCAAACACGATTTCGTAATCAAAATAAATCTGATATTAAAGTCCGACGCAGCttgataattataaaaaaaagaaaaagaaaaatatcaattaGTACATTAATAATGTGTTTGAGAAATCCAAGATCTCCCTCGTAAAAATGTCAGTCAGTGCATTTATGCTGTCTGTGAGAAATCCTCTCTCATTTCTCTAGCTCTCCCTCTCCGAGAGAAGTTCAGCATATCGAACCGAATCTCCCGGAACTgcaaagcttaagcttttactCTTCTCTAGCTTCATGTGCGGAACTCTATAACGGTGAACACGAGGGTCAGCATCTCCTCCTAGGTTTGGGGTTTGTTCATTTAATGATCTTTTTTAACCCACTACAGGATGGGCTATTCCGAGATAACCACAGCCGTCGATTATGTCGCACTTGTGTCCCGGATGGGAGCTTATATGATTTGTCATTACGACGAACTCAAATTCATGTGAAGTCGGATCTCGATAAAGAATTTGACTTTTGAGTCAGCTCGTTCGCTTTCCATTTTTCAACTGCAAAGGACCCATAAAGTTGGGAACTTTTTCTTCAGCAAAGGGAGTGTCTTCattggaggaagaaggcagAGAGAGCTGGAACAAGAACAAAGAGAGCGTCTTTAATAAAGTGAGCAAGCAAAGCGCTCGAAGAAGACCCAAGAGCACAGTGATGGACCAGCAGCGATCGGAGCACCCCAACCTCGTCAGACCACTCCGATGCATCGTCAAACTTGGTTTCTCCTCTTCTCTCGTCTCATCTCCTCcagttttcttccttttctttttgtccatttTGCTTCTATATTATGAATCGCTTCACACATCCAATGCGTCCATGTTCTTGCAATAACTGACCCGTTCTTCCCGGTCATGCTCACCTCATGTTCGTCTATTCGTCTCAATCAGTTCTCTTGGGCCAAGATTTgcacttgttttcttttttggtttagtCATTGGGTTCACTTCTGTTCTTCGCGAAGCTACACGTGCATAGACCAATAACAAGTGCAAAAAACAATGTTCTGCTTTCTTGACCTACGGTCAGTTTCTTGATATTGGAGAGAGCAGTGGATGATTTCTTTTAATTAGCAAGGGTACTGCTATTAGGGGGTTACCAATTTAAAGCTGAGATGGGGATGTCTTGTTTGATTATTATTTAGCTTTAAGAAATGATGATATCCCATGTCCACGGCACAGGAGGAGCGGCTGTCACGTGCAAAAATGATTTAGAGAAGATCAATGAGGCTCATCTTGAGATGGTGGCAACACAGCTTAGGCAAGTGATGATctcgggttcttcttcttcggagATCCCAGGGATGGATTGGAGCAAGAGAAGTGGAAAGTTGGAGATATCCCTCAACGTGGATGAGTTTAGAGACCAGGAGTTGTTGGAGCCGAGCAGTTTCATTGTTGTCCATGGAGCAGGTCAATTATTGATTGCTAAATTTTGGGTCTGAAGGATTTTTTAAGCAGGATAGTTATTGCTTGTTACTTTATAAGGCTTGAGAAATTGCACTGTGATTACAATCTTTTCCATTGGGAAGAGCAAGCGAAGCTAAATTTGTGATCTTTGGTTTCCAACATATGAGGAGGAGCAGACTAAATCCCTCCTTAAATATCATGTTCAGTTATATTATTTGCAATTACTGTGGTTTTGAGTGTAATTGGATTGTTGACGTGCAAACAGGTTCTTTTGGGCATTTTCAGGCTAGCCAATCTGGGGTTCATAAAGGAGGCTTGGAACGACCTCTGGTGAAGGCTGGTTTTGTTGCTACACGTATTTCAGTGAGATTCAGTCTTTGATTTCTTTAATagcttcatttctctctcttcctttggaGAATTTATCCATTGGCAGTGTCTCCGTATGTCTAGCTGCTATAATTATTGCTGGTgcttttaatttctgaaaatggCGCTGTAATGTTAATACATATCTGGATGATCGTTGATATAAGTATTTCTTATTGATAAGTATGACCTCAAGAAATTGCTTCTTCTACTTGGTAACCCTAGACAaacagaataagaaaagaaaaaagatgagatGCAAACCATCCTGTCTAATCTGGGCATTTCGCCCTTCTGGGATGTGATCTTTTGGTCATTTGTTGAAATCTTGGGGTGCTTTTCTGAGTAGTTGGAAGTCATCTTGTGACAAATATGATGGTTCAGTTCTCAAGAACAGCCAACAAGAATTGGTGGACAATTAGAAGTGACTTTGCTTAACGTATGATAGCTCAGTTCCTGGAGAAGGACAACTTCAATATTCTAAAGATCGATGGACCTCCTTTGTTCGCCATCCTGTTTACATACTAATGATTTCCCATTTGTCGTCCTTCCCTATTTGGAGACTTTACTTTCTTATTGACCAGGGGAACTGAATTTATGACCTTTATGCTTCCAAACACGGTCTTTCACCTTGACATAACAGAGTGCTAGCAACAGGAAAAGGATCATcgtctcttttttcattatcaTTTGTCTTTGGAAATAATTGGAAAGTTGAGTGATGCGAGTGCTGGGTTGGGACTGACGTGCTAACCAAAGCTGTTCCAGTCATCCAATACTAAAATCTTTATGAACTTTTGAGGAGGATTACATCTTTGTCATCAACTGAACAATAATGCTGGATGACACTGGATGACAGCTTTATTGTTTGCATCTATCATGCCAATGCCACCATTGCATGAGTTGTCAAATATAATGAGTTACAAGTTGTTATTCATTATTTGTTGAGTGCTCATTGTTCTGATTTTCCAGCGGGCATCAATGTACTGTTCATGTTGTAGATGCAAGCTTCTGTCTTTGCTCCATCAAGTCTTTAGTGGAAATTAGAtacttcatttcctttttcctggcCATATTGTGTATTTTCTGTTTataactacttttttttttttttttcaaacatacAGGTGAGCACACTCAATCTTGAAGTTGTTAGAGCTCTTGCAAGAGGTAGTGATTCACATTTAGTGTCCAACTTTTACTGCAAGTTGGTTCTCTTTTCTGTGGGTgttgcttctcttcttcctatTGGAGCTGAACTCATGTCTCAAAAACTGACTTCCAAGAAGATACCTGTCAGCTAATGTGTTCGGTTAAGGTTACCGTGCCCAAAATGGGAGCTAAATTTAGCTAAGAGCCCATTGAAACTGTGCAGCCATTCATGAATTTCTATGTTGACCAAGCTTTAACTTGAGAGAGGCTCATATTCTGTTTTAGCTTAACGAAATACATGTTCATTGAGTTGTTCAATTAGTGAGGCTCATTtgttaatgtttttcttttttgcttttacaCTGACCGCCATGCATTCTGCCCTAGGAAGCACCACACTCTCCAAGGGCCTCCGTGTTGTATCCAACACTCTGACATTTTCCGACATGTGACCGACATGTGGTCAGCGCTCCAAACACACCACCGACACGAGAGTCCAGCATTCTGACACGTCATTTTGACACgcacggggtcaattttaagtattttcaataaattaggggtcaaaatgtaaattcatCATAAATATATgcacttaagtcatatacccggccacctcaaaattaatatacccagccaacaaaaaaaatctaatcgtgaatccctaacagaagaagaagaaactcaccattgatatttttatacatacatgataatttatcatgtatataaaaaaatatacatttaatatacaacgtgtcccaacgtgtcgaaattctttattttttgaaaaattacgtgtcggcgtgtcgtatTATGTCTTGTCGCGTGTCGGTGTTACTTAGATTCCGCCAACCAAAAAAGCTTGCCACACTGTGCATCCAAATTACTCTACTATCTGCTATTTCACTATTATAATATTGCAACTCTTGTCTTAATCAACTAacagattaaaagtaattttggaaGTGATAAATAGATCAGTTTCTGGACTTGATCTCAAGATAAAGATAATGCTGACGGGGAATTTTATTTACTGCAGAGGGCCTCCCTTCCATTGGAATATCTCCCTTTTCATGCGGATGGTCGACTCGTGAAAAGAATGTAAGAGACACCTTAAGAGACTAGATTTTTTGTACCAACATATATAGAGATCACTTGACTGCTTCATGAAACCTATTCAGCATATCAGCAAACTTTTCCctggttttttatttatttcttacgAGGGGTCGTTAGTTCCTTTCTGATCCTCAGCTGTTAATGTTTTCAGATTGCCTCAGCCAATTTGTCCACAGTAACTAAGGCTCTTGATTCAGGTTTCATCCCTGTAAGTTCACAAATTCTTGTCCTCTCGGGCGACAGATTGTTGTGGTGAATTCGTCTATGTGATTTTTCTTGTGAAGAGCAAAATATTATGTCATGATGCGGTAAAGATGTGATTTCTTCAGTTTCATCATCATCCACTTCATGTAAGAAAGTTGTTTCAGATGTCAGAATCTCTCGAGATGAGCAGTgtcattaaaaaataagaacaagctttccttttcttaaaaCAATCCATGATAGTCACTTCCATTATTCTCACTTATGGGAAAGGAAAAGGCTCTGTTTTTAGTGGAGATTTTGACTTTTGTATGTGACTTTTCCACCAAAATGAAcaactatatttttttatttgaaaatgttaATGGTTGTGTAGTTTGAAACCCTCGAGCTGttttataattagaaaaaaaaatcaaatctaaaaTTTAAAAGGAAAGTCTGTACTTCTGATAAGTCGACATTACCTTCAGCAAGGAACTGTTTaagaaatcaaatgaaaagACCTTTTCGTCATGAAAACATGTTTAGGATGAATTAGTCGCATTATCTTGATTTAGGGCAATTATGAAAGCAGAAGGAGTGGTAAGACTGCATCTATGTTGCATTTATGGTTTGTGCTTGACTGGGATGTAACAGCTACATTAGCATTGTTAACATCATTTTTGCTATCAAGCACTTCTTCATTGGCTATGGAAGACGTGACTAGTACGTAATTGCTTAGATATAAATGAGCTAAAACTTGTTTGTTCGGCATGCCTTCCAGGTCCTTCATGGAGATGCAGTGCTTGATGAGTTACAGGTTACTTATCTAATCTTTAAGTTGTAATCTTGTACACCTTTCCAACTATGACTTATAATGTGGTACCATGTTCTCTATTTTATCAGGGCTGCACCATATTGAGTGGAGATGTAATCATACGTCATCTAGCAGAGCATTTGAAGCCCGATTATGTGGTTTTCCTTGTATCCACCATGCGTATTTGATAATGACTTGCATTTCTCCTTGCATAGTCTTTTGtcatcttaaaaaaatttggcattccTATTATTAGCTCCAAACATGTGTAGAGTTAACTTTATAACTTAAAAGTTTTATCAGGTTCACTAATGTAACACAATTTGCATCATTTAAATGCCTAAGTATTTAGCAGCTGCTCAAGCTTCTAAATTCAAACTCAACGCTTGGCTGATACTGGAGGTAAACATCAACTGATTGGCTGTTGCCACCAGGCATAGAGATGAATATTGAGGCCCTAATTTCTCATTGTAAGCTCGATATCGTAAGCACGTTATCCTATTAATGTCAAGACAGATGTATTTGGGGTATATGACCGTCCTCCCACAGAACCTGATGCCGTGCTCCTAAAGGAGATTGGTGAGCATTCATTTTTGAGTCGCAGAATAACATTGGATAGTATCATTGGATCAAGCTTCCGGAACTGCAACCTGTAACCAAGTCTTTTGAATGCAACAGCTGTGAGAGAAGATGGGAGTTGGTCTGTTGTGAAACCACCTCTTGAGGACCGTCATGGTTAGTTGAAGAGACAATTAGGGCATAAACACATGTTCATGCTCCTTTAATGCCTGATTTCATTCTGGCAACATGAAACGTCCAGTGGGGTTTCCGCTTTATATATTTGAATGAAGCCTGTCATTATCTCTATGTTTGGGTCCTTATGAGTTGATCTTGGTTCGGTCCATGTCATAACTAACCCTTCAACATACAATTCACTTTGTATCAATTGTTCTGAACAGTTGAATGGACAGTAGCTGCTCATGATACAACTGGGGGAATGGAAACCAAGATTTCGGAAGCTGCAATTATTGCAAAGCTTGGCATTGATGTTTACATTGTGAAGGTTACTTTTCCGAGTTCGCTCTTTTAACTTACCAGACTTTCAAGAGATCAACAAATTTACTTTTCCGGGTTTGCTCTTTCAATTTACTTCTTCGTGGATCAGGCGGCAACGACCCACTCGGTTAGGGCATTGAGTGGGGATTTGAAAGGAAACATACCTGACGACTGGCTTGGAACAGCCATTCGGTTTGCTGGGTAGGCGTGGCCAACAAAGAATTGGGAGGTGGGAGGTGACATTCGTTCATTATGGGGTTGATTTTTCGGACGAAATTTTGCAATCCATCAACCAACTTAATGGACTTGGATGCATACATTAGTCaattttttgcttgattttatCTAGATGTGTAAGACGAGTCTGCATCTTTTCTTCCTTCGGTGAAGACAGGAACAAGACAAGCATAGGAGCTTGGTGAGAAGAGAGCTTTTTTCCTTAAAGTTCCAGTTCTATTTGTCGAGGCAAACAGGGTCGAATATCGATAGTGTTGAAACCTCGATACATGTAAGGGTGATTAATTGCTCAACAATCAATACGGAGTTCTTCAAAGGAGCGGTCCGACTTATCGAATCGAGTAACTAGTTCAACCATCTGAACTGGACCGCCAAAATGCGGTTGAACTACAGCTGTTGGCTTTCCATGAGAGAATTTTCAAATTAGCTGCACCATGTCAATGGCTATTGACAGAGAGCAATTGCACTAACAGACTTGCTGAGGCATATGTAAATAGATAACAGCTGAGAAGTAAAAACAAacatatcatgaaaatttcatcatcttctctatTTGCAAAGACAGACTAGGCCATGACCTAGAAATAAATGGCATTCTCTACATATTCTTCATTTGTTGCTGGATTACTATCTAATGAATAAAGAATGATTGTGCAGCTTATCTTAATCGTTGATGTTTGACAACAACATTCGTCCAGATTCTCCCAACCGCTTGTTCGATCATAGAGGGACTTGAATTGAGTCTTTAAGAATCTCATAGAGCGATATGACATTCTCGATGCTTAATAGGAAAATGATGCACCACTCCAACAAATTAGACCTGTTGTTCTGTAGGACTTCGTGAAGAAAATGAATGTTGTGCTGCAATAGGGAAATTCATCACCAAATTCAGCTAAGTATCAGAAACAAATAACTAGAAGTAGGCATGGAAAAATCCAATCTTTATCTAGTTGTTTCTTCTGCTCTAAGTGACTGCAAGCATAATGAATGTAAGCTCTCTCCAAAGCAATTTCCTAAGTCCTTGAAGTACGGCAAGATCTCATATGGGCAGTACACTGAGAATCCTTAAGAAAGGATGAAAGGATGAAAGCATGGAGGAAGAGATAATACCTCCACAAATTTtagcttgaaattcaaattacCAAAGCGTTGTGTGACCTCATACTCCTCCCTCAGGTACTCATATATTTGAGCATATTTTGCTTCCCTCCAAGCAATTTCTGATCTGCATATGATGAGAAAATGAATATTGCTAGCCAACCCTAGAGTtctgaaggggaaaaaaaaatcaaggcaaAGGGTTGTTCTCAATGATCAACTTAATTACAGCATGTAGAGATCTTAAATTTCCTAACACGTACAGGCACACAGACCCACAGAAACTTGGAAAGAGAACCACAAAGAAGAGTGACTTGAAAATCTCTTCTCCTAGACAAGCCTGTTCTATAGAATTCTAAATAATATAGTTTGACCATATCACCTAGTTATTCTCGCATACTTAACAGAACGTCAAAGCATCTTGATGGCATCTGACACTCGATGAGCTAATATAGATTTTTACCTCTCAAAAAGACCAACTTTGAGAATTACATCGGCTAGATTTGAATTAGCCTTCCCAACAAGTTGAAGGAGCTTCTTCCTATCCATTGTAAAGGTTCCTGTGGTCTCCATCTTCCGATTGATATAGGCAAACTCCTCAACCATGCCATCAATCTGAACCAGAGAATTATGTGTTTAACCTTGTATATTAACTGCCTCGATGAAGTTTTACTGAGAAAAACCAACCATAATAGAAGTGGGCAACAAGTGAATCCCACAAATAGATGCAGGTGAGAAACTACCATTCCTCTACACAATTTATATGCCATAATCTTGTAACTTGCACGGATAAAATGAGCCATGCAGCAGCTAAAGAAGCCAGACTGCCTTTGGCAAACAAGCAGAACAATGTTCTCAGGATGAGTCCTCATAAAGCTCAGACAAAGACTTACCTGTGAAACAAAATAATCCAAAGCAATACTTTGACCAAGAACGCTTCCAATAATTCGGATACCATCGATATCCAAgactttgagaacaatataatCAGGACCCCCCTCCATGTCCCCGTCTAACAGCGGCTGCTCCTTCACCACATAATctggaaagaaaatttgacaATTCGAAGGAAGATCAATCGCATGAATGAGCATAATTCTAGCATCTACCCCTAGATCATGATGAATAGTGACAAAAACCTGCCTAACAACATTACATGTGTGAAGGTAATGGGCAATTTCAAAACATTTGACCGTGTAACCATAAAACATTTCTCCTGTATTTAGATTTTCTGTGAGGCCCTAGGAAACTAGATGTCAGGGCTACAAAATATCCTTCTACATCAATATATAATTCAGCCCTCTTACCTTCCTTCTCATAGCCCTGTGGGTCTTGTGTCATCGGTCCTTGTCCCAGTGGCTGAGGAAACATGGAGATAAAAAAAGATTTCCCGAAGCTTTGCACTTAGGTATTTCCATTCCAGGTATGAGAGCAGGTTGTGAGCAAGGAAGCCGTGAGTTGGGCATGTATGGTCAAGGGTGGTGAGTCATTAcggttagagtaattaaatattaaaccacgccttcatccaaaagcttaagcttttagaatagttggcaaGTGGTCCCatgaaatctcacatggtattagGGTAGAAGGTCTTGAGTTCAAgtctttccaggcccctatttatCTTCCAAtgatatatttccacgcttagtactaggcaaaaaaaacCAGACCGAGtatgagggggagtgttagagtaatcaaatattaaaccaccttcatccaaaagcttaagcttttagaacagctGGCAAATGGTCCTACAAAATCTCAATTGCGAAAAGCCAGAAGGATTCCTAGTAATACAAATTCCTCTTCATTATGTTGTGACCAGCGAAGGAACTGCCTAAGCTCCAAAAAGACGAAAACTAAGTGatacaggttttttttttttttttttttggtaagggaagTGATACAGGTTTTGTAATCTTCTAAGATGTAAATGGGTAAGAGCTCCTTCGACCGATTCAAGTGATTCAGTCAGTAGGAAAGTCAGATGCCTCTCCTGCGAAACTGGCATTGCTGGCCAGCAGCCAAACCAGGAGGCAATGATTCCCAATGGAAATGAGAtataagagagagggagaagccACTCACGGCACACTTACTATATTCAGCTATTAACAGTTCTCATTTCATTTACACGCAAATTTCAAGTGGCCATGAAAAGTTGGAAACTGAATCAACCACTGGAACCGAATTATCTAATAAAGATATTCTAGAAGCTTAAGTAGCTTTTCCAAGCACATAGTTATGTGCATGCTGAGAGAAAATACATCACAGAGCATGAGTAGAAACAGTTCATTTCACCAGGTTAAAATATCCTGAAATACAAATTATCAACAAGAAGACTTACCATCTTTGCATCTCTGTGGAAGCAATCCACTGGCATGCCTTCTTACTATTTTCAGATAAGTTTCAATTTCGTCATCCTCAATGTTGAACAGAATGACAGATCCATATTGACATACGACCATGTAGTGGCAGTGACTTGCTCTCTCTTTGGCTCCAAGACCCTAAAAATGTCATCttgttatcatcatcatcacagaAAAGATGAGCAAAATCAtgaactaagaaaaaaaaataaaaaaaataaaaaatttatatcaaTCTATTATGTAGTTCGTGTTGATATGTAATGCCAAAAAGGCCATAATGTTGCGATTTATGTTGCAGTGCCCTGATCAACAGAAACCACTCATCCATCCATGAATTAGAAGACAACAGTAAGCCTTATCATCATTATGAGCTTgcagaagtgaaatcaagttctgcacttttagaaagaaaaaaaaaaggcagttaATAAACTAACACTAAGATGATGTGCAAAGTCCTGGCAAAGCCCAAGTTATTTTTTTGCCAGCTTAAACAAGTGTACTTAACTGTGAAACATCCAAATAATGCAAATCCCATGACAACACATCAGAGCGAAGTGACTTGTCTAAGAATTATAATCACAAAGTGAGATGCTGACTGTCACACCCCAACTCTACAACTATAGGGGACATTACACGGCTGTCCTCGGAAGAACGTGGCCGCAAACACACAACCAAACCTAGGCTGTTAACAACATATGAATCTATCTACATATCTAATAAAACAGCAACGTGGTAATAGGATCAGAATTCTAAAGTCCaccaacaaaaaatatatacatcTCCAAACCAACAAAGCAAACCCAACAAAGACTGTTTCAGACATAAAATACAACTATCTCAACTCATACAATTcatctcatttctttttcagGTTCTTTAGCTAGAGGCAGCTAGCAATGTTGGCGAGGTATTTTTGGGAGCTAAACTTTGATGCAATATAAAGATGGCTATTTATTTTGTTGAGAGGTTAATGTTGGTTACATGTTTGAGACTGCGTCCCTCAAGTAGGAAAACGGCCTTGTCATGTCTCCTATGCTTATAGAGTTGCGGTGTGACACTGACAACCCAGCAATAATATACGGACTGCCTTGTATCAAGTTGACTATGATCACCAACAATTACACGTCACAAAACTCCAGATATCATGTAAAGTCCAACCAAGAAAGTAAATGAGCTATCTTACTCTAATGTCTGAAGGGAGAGCAGAATATTTGAGGGCAATGTAATTGGAGGAGCGAGAGGTGGCGGGGAGAACATTGCCTAAGTTCTCTGCTTGCAGGCTCTTCAAATCGATACTGCCAAAACCATGGATCTGAGAAAACCACCAGCAACCACGCAAGAAAGCAAGAACTGAACTAAACACAGTGGCCTCATCAATGGAAATAACAACCCAAAACAACCTAGCCACGAATCGACACTCCCAAAGAAAGAACAAGGGTCGAGCTTAAACAGACCTGGTGGAAAGAAAGTAGGACTTGATGGGAATGTTGTCCGATTCATCCGCGTCCTTGATCGGCGACAAGCAGGGGCGACCCGAGTCCTGAAGCCGAGGGCCCAGTTCGTCGCCGTCGAAGTAGGCCCTAGCCGCAACGGCAGAGAGAGGCCTGGCCAAGATTGAGCTAGCGAAGATCGAGAGGCGCGACGGAGCTGGACCTGGAGgtggagggagaggaagatgaCGAGAAGAGACGGCGGAGAAGAAGCGGGGCTTAGGGGATGAATTAGCGACGCGGGCGAGGAGATGAGAAGCGGCTCTCCATCTCCCCATTCACGGATTCGGAGGCGAACCCGATAGAGTGTTGTCCTCGTCTTAGTTCCTTCTTCGTGCCAAGGTTGGTTCTCGTTCGGTTTTTCTGCTTCTGCTGTTTTATGTTTGGCTTAGCCGACCAGTTTCCCCCCCACGTTTCAGCGTCCGGGACTCCGCACCg
The genomic region above belongs to Rhodamnia argentea isolate NSW1041297 chromosome 6, ASM2092103v1, whole genome shotgun sequence and contains:
- the LOC115756836 gene encoding isopentenyl phosphate kinase: MDQQRSEHPNLVRPLRCIVKLGGAAVTCKNDLEKINEAHLEMVATQLRQVMISGSSSSEIPGMDWSKRSGKLEISLNVDEFRDQELLEPSSFIVVHGAGSFGHFQASQSGVHKGGLERPLVKAGFVATRISVSTLNLEVVRALAREGLPSIGISPFSCGWSTREKNIASANLSTVTKALDSGFIPVLHGDAVLDELQGCTILSGDVIIRHLAEHLKPDYVVFLTDVFGVYDRPPTEPDAVLLKEIAVREDGSWSVVKPPLEDRHVEWTVAAHDTTGGMETKISEAAIIAKLGIDVYIVKAATTHSVRALSGDLKGNIPDDWLGTAIRFAG
- the LOC115756821 gene encoding protein RETARDED ROOT GROWTH, mitochondrial, yielding MGRWRAASHLLARVANSSPKPRFFSAVSSRHLPLPPPPGPAPSRLSIFASSILARPLSAVAARAYFDGDELGPRLQDSGRPCLSPIKDADESDNIPIKSYFLSTSIDLKSLQAENLGNVLPATSRSSNYIALKYSALPSDIRGLGAKERASHCHYMVVCQYGSVILFNIEDDEIETYLKIVRRHASGLLPQRCKDDYVVKEQPLLDGDMEGGPDYIVLKVLDIDGIRIIGSVLGQSIALDYFVSQIDGMVEEFAYINRKMETTGTFTMDRKKLLQLVGKANSNLADVILKVGLFERSEIAWREAKYAQIYEYLREEYEVTQRFGNLNFKLKFVEHNIHFLHEVLQNNRSNLLEWCIIFLLSIENVISLYEILKDSIQVPL